Part of the Paenibacillus aurantius genome, TGAAACAGAACCTGAAACCGTGTGCTTACAAGAAGTCAGAGTCCGTTAATGGATGATGGCGTGCCTTTTGTAGAATGAACCGGCGAGTTACGTTTACGTGCAAGGTTAAAGTGAAGAGCTGGAGCCGCAGCGAAAGCGAGTCTGAATAGGGCGCTTAAGTACGTAGACGTAGACCCGAAACCGTGTGATCTACCCCTGTCCAGGGTGAAGGTGCGGTAACACGCACTGGAGGCCCGAACCCACGAATGTTGAAAAATTCGGGGATGAGGTGGGGGTAGCGGAGAAATTCCAATCGAACTCGGAAATAGCTGGTTCTCCCCGAAATAGCTTTAGGGCTAGCCTCGGGGGTTGAGTCGTGGAGGTAGAGCACTGATTGGGTGCGGGGCCCGCCAAGGGTTACCAAGTCCAGTCAAACTCCGAATGCCATGAACTTGGACCCCGGGAGTCAGACGGTGAGTGCTAAGATCCATCGTCAAGAGGGAAACAGCCCAGACCATCAGCTAAGGTCCCCAAGTGTGTGTTAAGTGGGAAAGGATGTGGAGTTGCCCAGACAACCAGGATGTTGGCTTAGAAGCAGCCACCATTGAAAGAGTGCGTAATAGCTCACTGGTCGAGTGACTCTGCGCCGAAAATGTAACGGGGCTAAACACGCCACCGAAGCTATGGCTACGACATCTAAAGATGTCTTGGGGTAGGGGAGCGTTGTCTACACGTTGAAGGTATACCGTAAGGAGTGCTGGAGAGTAGACAAGTGAGAATGCCGGTATAAGTAACGAAAAGACAAGTGAGAATCTTGTCCGCCGAAAACCTAAGGGTTCCTGAGGAAGGCTCGTCCGCTCAGGGTAAGTCGGGACCTAAGGCGAGGCCGAAAGGCGTAGTCGAAGGACAACAGGTTGACATTCCTGTACCACCGTAAACCGCTACGAGCGATGGGGTGACGCAGAAGGGAAGAGACGCAGACGGATGGAAGAGTCTGTCCAAGCAGCGAGGCTGGTGTGTAGGCAAATCCGCACACTGTAAGGCTGAGCTGTGACGGGGAGGGAAAATTACAGTACCGAAGGTCTTGTACTCATGCTGCCAAGAAAAGCCTCTAGCCAGGTGAAGGTGCCCGTACCGCAAACCGACACAGGTAGGTAAGAAGAGAATTCTAAGGCGCGCGGAAGAACTCTCGTTAAGGAACTCGGCAAAATGACCCCGTAACTTCGGGAGAAGGGGTGCCTCGGTAGGGTGAATAGCCCGAGGGGGCCGCAGTGAAAAGGCCCAAGCGACTGTTTAGCAAAAACACAGGTCTGTGCGAAGCCGCAAGGCGAAGTATACGGGCTGACGCCTGCCCGGTGCTGGAAGGTTAAGGGGAGCGGTTAGCGCAAGCGAAGCTGTGAACCGAAGCCCCAGTAAACGGCGGCCGTAACTATAACGGTCCTAAGGTAGCGAAATTCCTTGTCAGGTAAATTCTGACCCGCACGAATGGCGTAACGACTTGGGCGCTGTCTCAACGAGAGATCCGGTGAAATTTTAATACCTGTGAAGATGCAGGTTACCCGCGACAAGACGGAAAGACCCCATGGAGCTTTACTGCAGCTTGATATTGGACTTGGGTACGATCTGTACAGGATAGGTGGGAGCCAGAGAGTCATGAGCGCCAGCTTGTGAGGAGGCGACGTTGGGATACCACCCTGATCGTATCTAGGTTCTAACCTCCTCCCGTGAATCCGGGAGAGGGACCGTGTCAGGCGGGCAGTTTGACTGGGGCGGTCGCCTCCTAAAGCGTAACGGAGGCGCCCCAAGGTTCCCTCAGAATGGTTGGAAATCATTCGCAGAGTGCAAAGGCAGAAGGGAGCTTGACTGCAAGACGTACAGGTCGAGCAGGGACGAAAGTCGGGCTTAGTGATCCGGTGGTACCGAATGGAAGGGCCATCGCTCAACGGATAAAAGCTACCCTGGGGATAACAGGCTTATCTCCCCCAAGAGTCCACATCGACGGGGAGGTTTGGCACCTCGATGTCGGCTCATCGCATCCTGGGGCTGAAGTAGGTCCCAAGGGTTGGGCTGTTCGCCCATTAAAGCGGTACGCGAGCTGGGTTCAGAACGTCGTGAGACAGTTCGGTCCCTATCTGTCGCGGGCGCAGGAAATTTGAGAGGAGCTGTCCTTAGTACGAGAGGACCGGGATGGACGTACCGCTGGTGTACCAGTTGTTCCGCCAGGAGCACCGCTGGGTAGCCAAGTACGGACGGGATAAGCGCTGAAAGCATCTAAGCGTGAAGCCCCCCTCAAGATGAGATTTCCCAATTAGTAAGACCCCTTGTAGACGACGAGGTAGATAGGTTCGGCGTGGAAGTGCCGTAAGGCATGCAGCGGACGAATACTAATCGGTCGAGGGCTTATTCATGACCCCACTAGGGGAGCAAAGGATGAAACAACGTAAGCTTCGATTCCAGTTTTCAGGGAACAAGGGATAGGCCTTGATCAGCGAGTCTGATTAGGGAGTCCTCTCTTGTTCACAGCGTTTGGCGACGCTGTAAACCTGACTATGATTGACGCGGGGTGGAGCAGCTCGGTAGCTCGTCGGGCTCATAACCCGAAGGCCGCAGGTTCAAATCCTGCCCCCGCAACCAATAAAGCCAATGACAGAGTCGAGAAATCGGCTCTTTTTCTTTTGTAGAGGACTAGAATAAGAGTAAAGTATCGTCGAAAGAATAGGGGCAGTCTTGAAATTCTAAGGAACGAAAGGTCTCAAAGATCCCAGGATGCCAAGAATCTAAAAAGCATGGAAGTCAGGGAAGATTAGGACACCCTACCGGCTTCCGCTTGGATAAGTTTGATCCCGACGGTTCTTCCTGGTCCTATAAGGGCAAACGAGGCCTTGGTTTATTACCAGGGGGATTGAAGGGGCTAACCGGGCTTATTCGTCCCAGTGCTCGTCGGAAGCGAGCTGTTAACGTACAGAGGAAGATACCCAATTCATAAAAAAGCGGGCCGGAGTAGAGGATTCTACATCCGGCCCGCTTTTTATTATGGGCAAAGGCCTTATTTCTTCAGATCTTCTATGCTGTTGATGTTCATGTATTTCGGTACGACCAAGCCCAGCTTAGTGCCGGATAGGTTAGCCCCCAAATCGTCGAATTTCCCTTTGTACTTGTCGTAGAAGTCCTTTGAAGTGGTAGGCAGCCAGGCCGCTACCATGGCGTCTACGTCACCGCCTGCGATTCCGGCCCACATGGGTCCGATTTCTACCTGCAGCATATCCACTTGGTACCCAAGCTTGCTTGTGAGTACGGCACGAACAACATTGGTGCTGGCGATTTCGGAATCCCAGGCCACATAAGCGAGCTTCAGTTTTTGGCCCGCTGGAGCTTTCGGCACTCCTTCAATCCAAGCGTTGACCTTATCCGGGTTATCATTCACCCAAGCGGCTGCGGCTTCCTCCGGTTTTTTGCCTTCCTGGATCCCTGCCATTACTTGCTCCATATCCGTAGGGGTCCAATTAAATTTATCCAGGAACTGATAAGCCGAAGGCTGATCGGACTTAAGGCCAAGTCGCGTCATGGTATGAATCTCCTCGGATCCCCCAAATGAATTTTTAGGGTCGTCCAGATACTTGAGATCGTACTTGGTGAACATCCAATGAGGCGTCCAGCCGGTAACAATAATAGGCTGGTTGGCCTTATAGGCTTTGTCCAGTGCCGCCGTCATGGCGGTTCCGGAGCCCTCGAGCAGGTTCCAGTCGTTCAGCTGGTAGTCCTGAATCGCTTTATTAGTGGCCTTCATCAAGCCGGCTCCAGGGTCAATGCCTACGATGGTATAGTTGACTTGGCTTCCTACCGTATCCCCTTTCTTAGCGCCCGTTCCCAGCACCTGATACAAACCGGCCCCCAAGCAAAAAACAACCAGCGCGCCGAGAATCCAAGGAGCTTTGCCCATAAGGGCGGATCGGCCGCGCTTCGGATTGCCCACAAATCTTTGGGTGATCCGGTCGAGCAGTATGGCCAGAATAACAACGGCAAGCCCCGCCTCAAAGCCTTTTCCGATTTTGAGCTGGGTAACCGATCGGTATACATCCGCCCCTACCCCTTGTGCTCCAATCATGGAGGCAATGACCACCATGGAAAGGGACAGCATGATGGTTTGGTTGATCCCTGCCATAATGGTTGACAGAGCCAGCGGGAGCTGGACTTTATACAGCTTTTGGGAAGAGGTCGAACCAAACGCGTCGGCTGCTTCCACCAGTTCGGCCGGCACTTGATGAATACCCAGCTTGGTCAAGCGGATGGTCGGAGGAATCGAGAAAATGACCGAGGCGATAACACCCGGAACGACCCCCAATCCGAAGAAGGTTACGGCTGGAATCAGGTAAACGAAGGCAGGCATCGTCTGCATGAAGTCCAGTATGGGGGTTAGAACCCGGTCCACCGTCCGGTTTCGCGTACACCAGATCCCGAGAGGGAGACCGAAAATGATGGAGACCAAAGCGGCGGTTAACACCAGGGCGAGCGTGTCCATCGTGGGGTCCCAGAAGCCCAAATTCCAGATCAGCAGCAGGCCGATAGCCGCAAAGGCCGCTAGTCCCCAACGGCCGAGCCAATAGGCCAAAGCCGTGAAAAGGAGGATAACGACCACAATCGGCAGGGAATGAAAGATTAGCGCGAAGGCATTCACGATGCCGGTGATCATCCCCGAAATGAAATCAAACAAGAACTTGACATTGGTCCCGAGCCAGGCCACAATGGCCTCGATGATTTGGTCCAACGGGAGTTTAGGCATGGTTATCTTCCTCCCGTTTCAGAATATCCGCGCTTCCCGTTAAGGCAGCCAGGACCGCCCCACGGACGATAATTCCTTGCAGCCGGCCGTTCTCTCCAACGACGGCCACCGGAATGCGAGTGTTGCCGACGATATCGAATAGCTCATTCAGAAGTTGGTCGGGTCTAACCACCGGAACATCCCGAATCACGATATCCTCCAGCTTCTGGCCTTTTCGGATGGCTTCCGAAGCATCTTCGGCGTTAATGGCGCCGATCAGCTTTTTGGAGCGGTCCACCACGTAGAGATTGGAAATCCCGCTTTCCCTCATTAGTTCCAGCGCAACCCGCGGACCTCTGTCCAGCGTAATCGTTTCGGGACGGCGCATGACGTGAGAGGCGGTCAACACCTTGGATAGATCCACATCCTCCACGAAACGTTCGACATAAGAGTTCGCCGGCGAAATCATAATGTCTTCCGGAGTGCCGATCTGAACGACGGCCCCATCCTTCATAAGCGCGATCCGGTCACCGATTCGCAGAGCCTCGTCCAGGTCATGCGTAATGAAAACGATGGTCTTCTTCATTCTTTGTTGTAGATCCAGAAGCTCGTCCTGCATATCTTTTCGGATAAGCGGGTCAAGAGCGCTAAAAGCTTCGTCCATCAGCAAGATATCGGGGCCGGTCGCAAGAGCGCGGGCCAGCCCTACCCTTTGCTGCATCCCCCCGCTTAACTGGTTGGGGTAGCTGTCCTCGTAGCCCTTTAAGCCGACGAGCTCCAAGGTTTCCATTGCTTTCGCTCTCCGGGTATCCGGAGATTCCCCTTTGATTTCAAGCCCGTACTCGATATTCTCCACAATGGTCCGATGGGGGAAGAGAGCGAATTTCTGAAAGACCATGGCGATATGATTCCTCCGTACTTCCCTTAGTTCAGAGGCATCGAGTTCTACGATGTTGCGGCCCTTCAAAAGGACGCTTCCGCTCGTTGGTTCGATCAACCGATTCAGCAGGCGAACGAGGGTGGATTTGCCACTCCCCGACAATCCCATGATGACGAAGATTTCCCCCTCTTCAATTTCGAAGCTGACCCGATTAACGCCCACGGTTTGCTTAGTTTTCTCTAGAATGCTCTTTTTGCTCTGGCCCTGCGCCAATAAGGAGAGGGCTCTTTCCGGTTCGGAGCCGAAAATTTTAGTAAGTTCTTTTACTTCGACTATGGACATGTGGACCTCCCTGAGCTAGATTCTCCCCGCTCTGTAATCAGGCTGATTAGCATTACTTTGCGCATCCTGTGGCGGGTTATACGAAAAATAAACGAAAGAAAGCCGGCCCAAGAATCCGGATGGCCGTTTTTCCTGATTCTTGACCGGATCGTTCGTGCAGACACTTGGTAACCTTAACCCTTTGGCAGGCTTATGAAACATGGGAATATTTGGAGGGCAGGAGAGAGCCGGGATAGGAAGGGGGATGGCCGCCGGGAGGTGGAAGGATAGGAGTTCAGAGTCGCTAATTAGGGCATTAAAAGAAGGCCGCTCCAGAAACGGCATAGGGTGGTCAGAGTTGATGTTCAGTAGGCAGAGGTAAATCAAGAGATGATGTTCAGGGGAGGGAGTGGAAGGCAAAAAGACCCGGAACATTTCCGGGCCGCTAATAGGGAGGCCTGCTGTCACCCCGAAAGAGAAGCAAGCACCTCACGTTAGGCCAGCGCCTTGCGAAATTCCTCGGTTAGAAGCGGAACGACTTCAAAGAGATCCCCGACGATGCCGTAATCGGCTACTTGAAAAATCGGTGCTTCGGCATCCTTGTTAATGGCCACAATGATGCGGGACTGGCTCATGCCGGCCAGATGCTGAATGGCGCCGCTGATGCCGCAGGCAATGTAGATCTCGGGCGTGACGACTTTGCCGGTCTGCCCGATCTGTCGGGCATACTCGCAGTAGCCGGCATCACAAGCGCCGCGGGAAGCCCCTACGGCAGCGCCTAGAACGGCCGCTAGCTGCTCGAGAGGCTGAAAGCCCTCCCGGCTCTTCACGCCTCGGCCGCCGGAGACGATAATCTTGGCTTCCGTCAGGTCGACCTGGCCGGTCATTTGGCGGACAACCTCCCGGATAACGGTGCGCAGGGAGGAGGGAGGGGAATAGGCCGTTCGAATGATCCCGGCGGTCGTCCCGGAAGGCTCGGCGGGAGGAAGGTTGTTCGGACGGACCGTGACGATCATGGGTCCTCCCGTAAACCGTTTCTCCTCGAAGGCCTTACCGGCGTAAAGGGGCCGGTTAAAGACCGGGCCGGCGTCCGAGCGATGGATGGCGACCACATCCGAGATCTGCCCGGCCTGCAGGCGGGCCGCCGTCACCGGAGCCAGATCCCGTCCAAGGGCCGTGTGCCCGAAGAAGATGGCATGAGGCTGAACCGCTTTCAGGATAGGAAGCAGGGCGGCAGCGTAGGTTTCAGGATTATAGGAGGCCAGATCGGCATGATCCACGACTTGGATCTCATCGGCGCCGTAACTGGCCAGCTCCTGGGCTTCCGATTCCAAGCCGCTGCCGATGAGGACCGCTGTTATCCGGTCTCCGTCTTCTTGTACCGTCTTCGCGGCTTGAAGGGCTTCATAAGAAACCTGACGCAGCTTACCGCCGCGAAGCTCCGCTACGACGACTAACATTCGGCTCATGGGGATAACCTCCTTCGGTTAGATGACTTTGGCTTCCGTGCGCAGCAGCGAAACGAGCTCTGCCGCCTGTTGAGCGGGATCTCCTTTAAGAAGACGGCCGGCTTGCCGTTCCGGCGGCAGGCTTAGCGAAAGCCTCTCCGTACGGGGGGCGACATCATCCTCGGTTAAGCCTACATCCTCCAGGGTCAGCCGGCGAAACGGCTTCTTCTTGGCCTTCATGATGCCCGGAAGGGAAGGGTAACGGGGCTCGTTCAATCCCTGCTGGGCCGTGACAAGCGCCGGCAAGGTCAACTCCACCGTCTCGGCATCTCCCTCCGCATCCCGTTCGGCCACCGCCTTGCCACCGGAGACGGTCAGCTTGGTGACCGAGGAGGCATGGGGGAGGTCCAGCAGCTGGGCGAGGCGGATGGCGACCTGACCGGCCCCGTGGTCGACGGAGAAATTTCCGCCCAACAGGAGATCATAGCTCTCGGCAGCCAAATAAGCGGCCAGTGCTTTGGAGACGCTGTATTCATCCTGCGGAAGCCGGTCGTCCGACAGCAGGACGGCTTCATCCGCTCCCATGGCAAGCGCTGTCCGGAGGGCCTCAGCCGCCCGTTCGGGTCCCGCCGACAGAACCACAACCGTTCCGCCTTCCTTCTCTTTCAGCCGGATGGCTTCCTCGACGGCGTACTCGTCATAGGGGTTAATCACGAATTTGACGCCATCCTCGGACACTTGGCCGTCCTGGATCACGATTCGTTCCTCTGTATCGAAGGTCTGCTTCATCAAAACATAAATGTTCATGAATGAATCCTCCTCTTTATCCCTGCTCCAACCCCCGCAGGAAAAATTCGACCGTTTTGTCCACTTGGGCGGATAGGCTGTACTTACGACCGGAAATCAGCCAGGAGGTGACCACCTCATCCATGGCCCCGAAAATCAGATGACGGGTCAGCTTGACGTCAAGATCCGAACGGAAATCCCCTTCGTCCATGCCTTTCCTCAGCACTTGCCCGATTAATTCAATATATGGCTTGACGGCAAGTCCTATCTCTTGGCGGAGCTCGAGGGAGCTCTGGCGCAGCTCGATCTGGGTGACATAGGCGAGGTTAACGTTGCTTTCGAGCTCGTTGTAGTGGATTTCGCAAATTTTGCGGAGGGCCGTCTTGGCGGAATCGGTCTCCTCGATTCGGGAGTTGAACATGTCGACAAGATCCCCGAGACGTTCGCGGAAGAGAGAAATAAGGATATCTTCCTTGTTCTTAAAATATAAATAAATCGTGCCGTCCGCGACGCCCGCTTCCTTGGCGATTTTGGCGACCTGGGACCCGTGAAAGCCGTTTTCGGCGATGACTTTTAGGGCGGCCTCCAAAATCTGAGAGTATTTTTCCTTTTTCCTGCTTGCCATCGGCTCACCTCGGTGTTAGAATTCAGGTGTAGTGAATGAATACTCATTCATTTTTCTTAATCTTATGGGAATCGGAACGGATTGTCAACGCTCTTCTGGAAGGTTTTGCCGTTTATGTGTGGTTGATCAGCCCCGGCATTATCGTGGAAACGTCGCGCCCTCTGCTTTCTTATAAGATTTTTGTTGTTGAGGTTATGTAATCGCTTTCAACATGGTTGGCAATAAAGAGTTGGAAAGGACGGGCGATTATGGCGGCAGAGACCATCCGCATTCTTCTCTTCCTGGCGGTCGTCGGCTTAGGGTTCTACTGGTTCGGCAAGGCCGTGTATCACCGGTACCTCTATATTAGGCTCGGCCAGCCAGCCGATTTTCGGCAAACAGGGCAGGCTCGCCTTCGAGGTTATTTCTCTCAGGTGTTCGGCCAGAAGAAGCTGTTGAAGGACCCGAAGAGCGGCCTCATGCATATCGTCATCTTCTATGGATTTATCGTGCTGCAGTTCGGTGCGCTCGACCTGATCGTCAAAGGGCTGACGGAGGGGGGCCATCTTCCGCTGCCGGGGTACGAAGCGTTCGGCTTTATCCAGGAAGCGACCGTCTTCCTCGTCCTGGCCGCGATGGCCTATGCCGCTTACCGGCGGTACGGGGAGAAGCTCCCCCGGCTGAAAAAAGGCTGGAAGCCCAGCATCGTCGTGTTCTTCATCTTCTTCCTGATGATGTCGGTACTTCTATCGCTTGGCTTCGAGCGGGTTTGGCTCGGGATGGAGGCTTCGGGCTACGCCCCGCTCTCCTCGGCTGTTGCGGGTCTCTTCTCCGGCCTGACACCGGCAGCGGCGAAAACAGCCTTTTATGCCTCCTGGTGGGCTCATCTGCTGATCTTGCTCGCTTTCCTCGTATACGTGCCTCAGTCGAAGCATTTTCACATCCTTACCGCTCCGGTCAACGTCTGGTTCCGGCGAAAGGGGCCGGCGGGCCGGCTGAAGAAGCTCGACCTCGAGAACGAGGAGGCGGAATCGTTCGGGGTAGGGAAGATCGAGGAGTTTACACAGAAGCAGATGCTCGACTTCTATTCCTGCGTGGAATGCGGGCGCTGTACGAACGTATGCCCGGCCTCCAACACCGGCAAAGTGCTGTCCCCCATGCACCTGATCACCAAGCTGAGGGACCATCTCCAGGAAAAAGGAGCCGCCGTTACCGCCAAGTCTCCCTGGGTGCCTGCGTTTGCCTTCTCCTCCTCCGTGCCGACCCATGCGGTTGAGGAAAAGCAGGAGGGCCGGACCGGCTGGGACTCGGAGGATGTCACGGATATCCGGCCAACGCTGAACTGGCACCGGTCGGCTTGGGCGGCCCAGGAGAAGAAGCCGGAGGAGCTGGAGCTCATCGGTGATGTGATGACGGAGGAAGAGCTGTGGTCGTGCACTACCTGCCGCAACTGTGAGGATCAATGCCCGGTGGGCAACGAGCATGTGGACAAAATCATCGACCTGAGGCGGCATCTAGTGCTCATGCAGGGGAGCGTCCCCGTGGAAGGCCAGCGGGCGATGCAGAACATCGAGCGGCAGGGCAACCCTTGGGGGCTGAACCGCAACGACCGTCCGAAATGGACGGGGGAAATAGGCGGGATTTACGTCCCGACGGTAAAGGAGAATCCCGGCTTCGAATACCTGTTCTTCGTCGGCTCCATGGGGTCGTATGATCTCCGCAGCCGCAAGATTTCGAAAGCGTTCGTCCGGCTCCTGAATGAAGCCGGCGTCTCCTTCGCCATTCTGGGCAGCGAGGAGAAGAATTCGGGGGATACCCCCCGGCGGATGGGCAACGAGTTTCTTTTTCAGCAGCTGTGCCAGGAGAACATCGCGATTCTCCGGAAGTACGGCGTCCGCCGGATCGTAACCGCCTGTCCTCATACGTACAATACCTTGAAGAATGAATACCCCGAATTCGGATTGGAGGACGTGGAGGTGTTTCATCATACGGAGCTCCTGGACGATCTCCTTCGCCAGGGCCGGCTGGTCCCCCGGCATGAAGTGAGGGAGCGGATCACCTATCACGATTCCTGCTACCTGGGAAGATACAACGGGATCTATGAACAGCCGCGCGGGGTGCTGAAGGCTATTCCCGGAGTCGAGCTGGCCGAGATGGAGCGTTCCCGGGAGAACGGGATGTGCTGCGGCGCCGGCGGCGGAATGATGTGGATGGAGGAGACGGCCGGCAAACGGGTGAACGTGGCCCGCACCGAGCAAGCGCTGGAGGTGAAGCCGACGGTGATCAGCAGCGCGTGCCCCTACTGCCTCACGATGCTCGAGGACGGGACGAAGATGAAGGAGGCCGAGGACCGGGTGAAGGCAAGGGACGTGGCGGAGCTGCTGGAGCAGTCGGTTTTTGGGAGCGCCCCCCGGCCTGAATGATGGGCAGAGCGCGCTTTTTCACCCGAGAGGGAGCTTTAGAGCTTATGGAGTATACCATTGACCAAACGGAGGGAAGTCCATATGAACCAATCGATTCGCAAAGCGGCGGTCATCGGCTCGGGGGTCATGGGGGCGGCCATCGCCGCCCACCTGGCGAACGCGGGAATAGCCTGCTTGCTGCTGGATGTGGTACCGGGACAGCTGACGGAGGAGGAGAAGGCGAAGGGCTTGACGCTGGAGCATCCCGCCGTACGAAGCCGGCTCGCCGTTCAGGCGATTGCCAGGCTGAAGAAGACGAAGCCTTCGCCTTTATACGACGAGTCGTTTGCCGAACGCATCCGGCCCGGGAATCTCGAGGATCACCTGGGCCAGCTGTCCGGTGTGGACTGGATCCTCGAAGTGGTGGTGGAGAATCTTTCGGTGAAGAAAGAGCTTCTGGCCCGGATCGAGAAGAATTGGACACCGGGGACCGTGGTCAGCTCCAACACCTCCGGGATTTCCATTAACGAAATGGCGGCGGGCTGCTCCGAGGAGTTCCGGAAGCATTTCCTCGGTACGCATTTCTTCAACCCGCCCCGCTACATGCGGCTGCTGGAGATCATCCCGGGGGATAAGACGGACCCGGCTTTGGTGGAGCGGATTAAGGAGTTCGGAGAAAAGAAGCTCGGCAAGGACGTCGTAATCGCCAAGGATACCCCTAACTTCATCGCCAACCGGATCGGCACGTACGGCCTGCTGGTAACCCTGCGGGAGCTGCTGGATAAAGGGTTCACCGTGGAGGAGGCGGATGCGGTCACCGGTCCCGCCATGGGACGGCCCAAGAGCGCGACTTTCCGGACACTCGATTTGGTCGGGCTCGATACGTTTCTCCATGTTGCCGACAATGTGCACGGCAAGGTCACGGACGCAAACGAGAAAGAGGCTTTTGCCGCCCCAGACGTCATGAAGCGGATGGTAGCTAACGGATGGCTCGGAGAGAAAGGGGGCCGGGGCTTTTACCTGAAACGGAAAGGACCGGACGGAAGTGAGATTCTGTCCTTGAATCTGTCCACGCTCGAATACGCACCGCAGAGGAAGGTGACCTCCGCTTCCCTGGAGGCGGCCAAAATGGCCAAAGGAGCCCGCGAAAAGACAAAAGCGCTGCTGGCCGGAGGGGACCGGTACGCGGAGCTGGCGTGGACGATCCTCAAAAAGGTGCTGCTCTATGCGGCGGACAAGGTAGGAGAAATAGCCGATTCGGTGGAGGCCATCGACGAGGCGATGAGAAAGGGCTTCAACTGGGAGCTGGGCCCCTTCGAGACATGGGACGCGATCGGGCTGGTGAAATCGGTGGAACGGATGGAGAAGGAAGGGGAGTCCGTACCCGCCTGGGTTAGGGAATGCATCGCGGCAGGAAAGACCAGCTTCTACCGGTCGGAGGGCGGCA contains:
- a CDS encoding 3-hydroxyacyl-CoA dehydrogenase/enoyl-CoA hydratase family protein, with translation MNQSIRKAAVIGSGVMGAAIAAHLANAGIACLLLDVVPGQLTEEEKAKGLTLEHPAVRSRLAVQAIARLKKTKPSPLYDESFAERIRPGNLEDHLGQLSGVDWILEVVVENLSVKKELLARIEKNWTPGTVVSSNTSGISINEMAAGCSEEFRKHFLGTHFFNPPRYMRLLEIIPGDKTDPALVERIKEFGEKKLGKDVVIAKDTPNFIANRIGTYGLLVTLRELLDKGFTVEEADAVTGPAMGRPKSATFRTLDLVGLDTFLHVADNVHGKVTDANEKEAFAAPDVMKRMVANGWLGEKGGRGFYLKRKGPDGSEILSLNLSTLEYAPQRKVTSASLEAAKMAKGAREKTKALLAGGDRYAELAWTILKKVLLYAADKVGEIADSVEAIDEAMRKGFNWELGPFETWDAIGLVKSVERMEKEGESVPAWVRECIAAGKTSFYRSEGGKRFGVFKGEYRQLEERPERISLKDLKERNRTVRSNSGASLIDLGDGVACLEFHSPNNAIGADILLMIQQSVEEVEKNFEGLVVANQGRNFCVGANLMLLLMEAQEEEWEEIDGIIRLFQNTMMKLKRSVKPVVAAPHRMTLGGGVEACLPADRIVASAETYFGLVEVGVGLIPAGGGCKELALRASRAARLPDADLQPHLNQAFETIGMAKVSTSGHDAKRLGLFRPEDRIVLHPDHLLYEAKKTVLGLAQAGYEPAPEEKIRAAGSDGKAVLKLGALGMRQGGYISDHDLLIANKLAHVLAGGDVPAGSLLTEPYMLDLEREAFLSLCGEPKTQARMQHMLAKGKALRN